From a single Fusobacterium ulcerans ATCC 49185 genomic region:
- a CDS encoding tRNA (cytidine(34)-2'-O)-methyltransferase, whose product MNIVLLYPEIPYNTGNIGRSAVLTNTTLHLIKPLGFSLDEKQLKRAGLDYWHLVDLKVWESYEDFITGNPNAIIYYATTKTKQKYTDIKFGRNDFVMFGPESRGIPEEILNKNADHCITIPMIDMGRSLNLSNSAAIILYEALRQTDFNFNK is encoded by the coding sequence TTGAATATAGTTTTATTATACCCTGAAATACCATATAATACAGGAAATATAGGAAGAAGTGCTGTACTTACTAATACAACTCTGCATTTAATCAAACCTCTTGGATTTTCTTTAGATGAAAAGCAATTAAAAAGAGCTGGACTTGATTACTGGCATCTTGTTGATTTAAAAGTATGGGAATCTTATGAGGACTTTATAACTGGAAATCCTAATGCCATAATATATTATGCAACTACTAAAACAAAGCAGAAATATACAGATATAAAATTTGGAAGAAATGATTTTGTTATGTTTGGTCCTGAATCAAGAGGAATCCCAGAAGAGATATTAAATAAAAATGCTGATCACTGCATTACTATTCCAATGATAGACATGGGACGTTCTCTAAACCTTTCCAACTCTGCTGCTATCATTTTATATGAAGCTTTAAGACAGACAGATTTTAATTTTAACAAATAG